A stretch of the Psychroserpens sp. Hel_I_66 genome encodes the following:
- a CDS encoding G-D-S-L family lipolytic protein has product MKTFKYIFLSTLLLGAISCSDDDIFDPNAVEESEPLPALTAGSANFSKYVSLGNSLTAGFTDNALFIAAQENSFPKTLSEKFALVGGGSFTQPLTNDNFGGLIAGGQVVVNPVTGDTLFKPRLVFGGAGPVPLESLNPLAIPTTDFILNNPTGPFNNLGVPGAASFHLLANGYGNVANFPAAANPYAIRITGNTNASILELAMAQSPTFFSLWIGNNDVLGYATSGGATGALTDQATFDFAYTTLINTLTSQGAQGVVANIPDVTTIPYFTTVTYNPIDPNDPDNAEFVAQIPTLNGVYGQLNQVFAFLGVPERSIIFSDSELNSVVISDESIPNLSAQITAVLNGSPTFPAFVQSFGLPAEAAPAVANLFGLIYGQARPANANDLLVLPSASAIGNPNEDFAAFLGSQGLPPALAAQFSVEGVTLPLEDKWVLLPSEQDEVAQATNGFNATIAASASQAGLAFVDANGLLTQIANGGIASGDFTLTSNLVTGGAFSLDGVHPTARGYALIANEFMRAIDATYGSNFEASGNFVDVGNYPTNYSPALQ; this is encoded by the coding sequence ATGAAAACATTCAAATATATCTTTTTGTCAACTCTTTTATTGGGAGCAATCTCATGTAGCGATGACGATATTTTCGACCCAAATGCAGTTGAGGAATCAGAACCTCTTCCTGCACTTACCGCTGGATCTGCCAACTTCTCAAAGTACGTATCTTTAGGTAATTCGCTTACTGCAGGATTTACAGATAACGCTCTGTTTATTGCAGCTCAAGAAAATTCATTCCCTAAAACTTTATCAGAAAAATTTGCCTTAGTAGGTGGAGGAAGCTTTACACAACCTTTAACAAATGATAATTTTGGCGGTCTAATTGCTGGTGGTCAAGTAGTTGTTAATCCTGTAACTGGAGATACACTTTTTAAACCAAGATTAGTTTTTGGAGGAGCTGGACCAGTGCCATTAGAAAGTTTAAATCCATTGGCGATACCAACTACAGATTTTATTTTAAACAACCCAACTGGGCCTTTTAATAATCTTGGCGTACCAGGTGCTGCAAGTTTTCATTTGCTTGCAAATGGTTATGGTAACGTGGCAAACTTTCCTGCTGCTGCAAACCCTTATGCGATTAGAATAACTGGAAATACAAACGCTTCCATTTTAGAATTGGCAATGGCACAATCGCCAACCTTTTTCTCTTTATGGATTGGTAATAATGATGTCTTAGGTTATGCAACTTCCGGAGGAGCTACTGGAGCTTTGACTGACCAAGCAACTTTTGATTTTGCTTACACAACATTAATAAATACTTTGACATCTCAAGGTGCACAAGGTGTAGTGGCAAATATTCCAGATGTAACAACAATTCCATATTTTACAACAGTAACTTATAACCCAATAGATCCTAATGATCCCGACAATGCTGAATTTGTGGCTCAAATCCCAACATTAAATGGGGTCTACGGTCAATTAAATCAAGTATTCGCTTTTTTAGGAGTTCCAGAGCGTAGTATTATTTTTTCTGATTCTGAATTAAATTCAGTAGTTATATCAGATGAAAGCATACCTAATCTTTCCGCTCAAATAACAGCAGTTTTAAACGGAAGCCCAACATTTCCAGCATTCGTTCAATCGTTTGGATTACCAGCTGAAGCTGCTCCAGCAGTAGCTAATTTATTTGGATTAATATACGGTCAAGCTAGACCTGCAAATGCCAATGACTTATTAGTTTTACCTAGTGCATCAGCTATAGGGAACCCTAACGAAGATTTTGCAGCGTTTTTAGGTTCTCAGGGACTCCCTCCAGCTCTAGCTGCACAATTTTCTGTGGAAGGAGTTACTTTACCTTTAGAAGATAAGTGGGTGCTTTTACCTAGCGAACAAGATGAAGTAGCGCAGGCAACAAATGGATTTAACGCAACAATCGCAGCAAGTGCATCTCAAGCAGGATTAGCCTTTGTTGATGCTAATGGTTTATTGACCCAAATAGCAAATGGTGGTATCGCTAGTGGAGACTTCACATTAACTTCAAACCTAGTTACAGGTGGTGCCTTTTCCTTGGATGGTGTTCACCCTACAGCAAGAGGTTACGCATTAATCGCAAACGAATTTATGAGAGCTATTGATGCAACTTATGGTTCTAATTTTGAAGCTTCTGGGAATTTTGTAGATGTTGGTAATTACCCAACTAACTACTCTCCTGCATTGCAATAA
- a CDS encoding FoF1 ATP synthase subunit delta/epsilon: MYLEIVSPEATLVTGNVESVTVPGVNGEFQMLNNHAAIVSILDKGTVKFKGTPAIAESHQNSFVQKEGKWTLEINSGTVEMKNNKVIILVD; encoded by the coding sequence ATGTATTTAGAAATCGTATCACCAGAAGCTACACTAGTTACCGGAAACGTAGAAAGCGTGACCGTACCAGGTGTTAATGGCGAGTTTCAAATGTTAAATAATCATGCTGCTATTGTTTCAATTCTTGATAAGGGCACAGTAAAATTTAAAGGTACGCCTGCAATTGCTGAAAGTCATCAAAATAGTTTTGTTCAAAAAGAAGGCAAATGGACCCTAGAAATCAATAGTGGGACCGTTGAAATGAAAAACAATAAAGTAATCATTTTAGTAGATTAA
- the glmS gene encoding glutamine--fructose-6-phosphate transaminase (isomerizing): MCGIVGYIGHREAYPIIIKGLKRLEYRGYDSAGIALYDGTDIKLSKTKGKVADLQEKLEKEITTNGSVGIGHTRWATHGVPNDVNSHPHYSNSGDLVIIHNGIIENYESLKKELIKRGYTFKSDTDTEVLVNLIEDVKKNENTKLGKAVQIALNQVIGAYAIAVFDRNKPNEIVVARLGSPLAIGIGEDEFFIASDASPFIEYTKNAIYLEDEEMAIVRRHKGIKIRKIKDDSLVAPYIQELQLNLEQIEKGGYEHFMLKEIYEQPSAILDTFRGRLLSNEGIIKMAGVEDNMKKFLNANRIIVVACGTSWHAGLVSEYIFEDLARIPVEVEYASEFRYRNPVIYENDVVIAISQSGETADTLAAIKLAKSKGAFVFGVCNVVGSSIARETHAGAYTHAGPEIGVASTKAFTTQITVLTLIALRLARAKGTISSSDYRHHLIELELIPNKVKTALESDSYVKTIADIYKNSKNFLYLGRGFNFPVALEGALKLKEISYIHAEGYPAAEMKHGPIALIDENMPIVVIATKKGHYEKVVSNIQEIKSRSGKIIGIVTKGDVQVRDLADHVIEVPETIESLAPLLTTIPLQLLSYHIALMLGKNVDQPRNLAKAVTVE, encoded by the coding sequence ATGTGTGGAATTGTAGGCTATATTGGCCATAGAGAAGCTTACCCTATAATTATAAAAGGGTTAAAGCGATTAGAATACAGGGGATATGACAGTGCAGGAATTGCACTTTATGATGGAACTGATATAAAATTATCTAAGACTAAAGGTAAAGTAGCTGACCTACAAGAAAAACTTGAAAAAGAAATTACCACAAATGGTTCTGTAGGAATTGGACATACTCGCTGGGCAACACACGGAGTACCTAACGATGTGAATTCTCACCCTCATTATTCAAATTCTGGTGACTTAGTAATTATTCATAACGGTATTATAGAAAATTATGAATCACTAAAAAAAGAACTAATTAAAAGAGGTTACACTTTTAAATCAGACACAGATACAGAGGTTTTAGTAAATCTTATTGAAGATGTAAAGAAGAACGAGAACACAAAACTTGGTAAGGCGGTACAAATTGCATTAAACCAGGTGATCGGTGCTTATGCAATTGCTGTATTTGATAGAAATAAACCAAATGAAATTGTAGTGGCTCGCTTAGGAAGTCCATTAGCAATTGGAATTGGTGAAGATGAATTCTTTATTGCAAGTGACGCTTCTCCTTTTATTGAATATACAAAAAACGCTATTTATCTTGAAGATGAAGAAATGGCAATCGTTCGTCGTCATAAAGGCATTAAAATTAGAAAAATCAAAGATGATTCTTTAGTTGCACCCTACATCCAAGAGCTTCAATTAAATCTTGAGCAAATAGAAAAAGGAGGCTATGAACATTTTATGCTGAAAGAAATTTACGAGCAGCCAAGCGCAATTCTTGATACATTTAGAGGTAGACTTTTATCAAACGAAGGCATTATTAAAATGGCAGGTGTTGAGGATAATATGAAGAAATTCTTAAATGCCAATAGAATTATAGTTGTTGCATGTGGTACTTCATGGCATGCTGGACTAGTTTCAGAATATATTTTTGAAGACTTAGCGCGAATCCCAGTAGAGGTAGAATATGCTTCAGAGTTTAGATACAGAAACCCAGTTATATATGAAAATGATGTTGTTATTGCTATTTCCCAATCTGGAGAAACAGCTGATACTCTTGCTGCCATAAAGCTTGCAAAATCTAAAGGCGCATTTGTTTTTGGCGTATGCAACGTGGTTGGTTCATCAATTGCACGAGAAACTCATGCAGGAGCTTACACACATGCAGGTCCTGAAATTGGAGTAGCGTCTACTAAAGCCTTTACAACACAAATAACAGTCTTGACCCTTATTGCACTTCGTTTAGCTAGAGCAAAAGGAACAATCTCAAGTTCAGATTATAGACATCATTTAATAGAATTGGAACTTATTCCAAATAAAGTTAAAACTGCGTTGGAATCTGACTCTTACGTTAAGACTATTGCAGATATTTACAAAAACTCTAAAAACTTTTTGTACTTAGGAAGAGGTTTCAATTTCCCAGTAGCTCTTGAAGGAGCTTTGAAACTAAAGGAGATTTCTTATATTCATGCTGAAGGTTATCCTGCTGCAGAAATGAAACATGGCCCAATTGCATTGATTGATGAAAACATGCCAATCGTTGTAATTGCTACCAAAAAAGGACATTATGAAAAAGTAGTGAGCAATATTCAGGAAATAAAATCAAGATCTGGGAAAATCATAGGTATAGTAACTAAAGGTGATGTACAAGTAAGAGATTTAGCAGATCATGTCATTGAAGTTCCAGAAACAATTGAATCACTAGCTCCATTATTAACTACGATTCCTTTGCAATTACTGTCTTATCACATTGCTTTAATGCTAGGCAAAAATGTAGATCAACCACGTAACCTCGCGAAGGCAGTAACCGTAGAATAA
- a CDS encoding DUF4270 domain-containing protein, producing MKKRKIALRNLAVITVLISSFVACDKDFADIESDIINNDNATHFDTNSSKFDVIAYTKALEPVQTNALPLNLLGVYTDPGESYGQTTASFVSQIRGTLTDPDFGGNPVIDSVVMTIPYFSTATGIGPNGSTQFRLDSIYGSGSFDLSIYESNYFLRDFDPTSSDIDEPQNYYSNMSTGSTMINSAQLEGTLLHEIENFNPSPSPINLEEIVDEETQVTATLAPSLRIKFNDNSYWQEKIIDMSGEPELSNLNNFNNYFRGIYFKAESTDSSGKMILLNMASTSSNIVIYYKRDPFTAGLDRIQTTYTFNFTGNRVNFISNNFTIPNGNETTGDENLFLKGTQGSIAEIKLFNGDNIDDDETLDNSFELFKNEFVETEDGKFVSSKKLVNEANLIFYVNQDFLNGGEPNRVYLYDMNNNTPLTDYFFDTSNTSSPEFSRISHLQPLEREGDDANGDGIRYKIRITEHINNLLLRDSTNVKLGLAVSTNINIEGTSPQYDLLTGDDEDRVPVSSILTPRSTVLYGNNTSNEDKKLYLEIFFTEPN from the coding sequence ATGAAAAAAAGAAAAATTGCCCTAAGAAATTTGGCAGTAATAACTGTTTTAATAAGTTCATTCGTTGCTTGTGACAAAGATTTTGCCGATATAGAATCTGACATTATTAATAATGACAATGCAACCCATTTTGACACAAACTCGAGTAAATTTGATGTGATTGCTTATACCAAAGCACTTGAGCCTGTACAAACAAATGCATTGCCTTTAAATTTGCTAGGAGTCTATACTGATCCAGGGGAAAGTTATGGTCAAACCACTGCTAGTTTTGTTTCGCAAATTAGAGGCACATTAACAGACCCAGATTTTGGTGGGAATCCTGTTATAGACTCTGTTGTAATGACTATACCATATTTTAGCACAGCTACAGGTATTGGTCCAAACGGTAGTACACAATTCCGTTTAGATTCAATTTATGGTTCAGGATCATTTGATTTATCTATTTATGAAAGCAACTACTTTTTGAGGGATTTTGACCCAACATCTTCAGATATTGATGAACCTCAAAATTATTATTCCAATATGTCAACTGGATCTACTATGATAAATAGTGCCCAGCTTGAAGGAACCTTGCTTCATGAAATTGAAAATTTCAATCCAAGTCCTTCTCCAATAAACCTAGAAGAAATTGTAGATGAAGAAACACAAGTTACAGCAACACTCGCTCCTTCTTTAAGGATTAAATTTAATGATAATTCATATTGGCAAGAAAAAATCATTGATATGTCTGGAGAACCTGAACTAAGTAATTTAAATAACTTCAATAACTATTTTAGAGGGATTTATTTTAAGGCAGAGTCTACTGATTCTTCTGGCAAAATGATATTACTCAATATGGCGTCCACATCATCTAATATTGTTATATATTACAAAAGAGATCCTTTTACAGCAGGTCTTGATAGAATTCAAACCACTTACACATTTAATTTTACAGGAAATAGGGTAAACTTTATATCAAATAACTTCACTATTCCTAACGGAAACGAAACGACCGGTGATGAGAATTTGTTTTTAAAAGGAACTCAAGGTTCCATTGCTGAAATAAAACTATTTAATGGAGATAATATTGATGATGATGAAACCTTGGATAATTCTTTTGAATTATTCAAAAATGAATTTGTAGAAACTGAAGACGGAAAATTTGTTAGCTCAAAGAAATTAGTCAATGAAGCAAATCTAATATTCTATGTCAATCAAGATTTTTTAAATGGTGGTGAACCAAATCGTGTTTATTTATACGATATGAATAACAACACACCATTAACAGATTATTTCTTTGACACGTCTAACACGTCCTCTCCAGAATTCTCAAGAATATCGCATCTACAACCTCTAGAAAGAGAAGGTGATGACGCTAATGGAGATGGAATAAGATATAAAATAAGAATTACAGAGCATATAAATAATTTATTACTAAGAGACTCAACCAATGTTAAGCTTGGTTTAGCTGTATCTACAAACATAAACATTGAAGGCACCTCTCCTCAATATGATCTGCTTACTGGTGATGATGAAGATAGAGTTCCCGTGAGTTCTATATTAACGCCTCGCTCAACAGTATTATATGGCAATAACACTTCAAATGAAGACAAAAAATTATATTTAGAAATATTTTTCACGGAACCTAATTAA
- the atpD gene encoding F0F1 ATP synthase subunit beta, giving the protein MSKVTGKVAQIVGPVIDVEFGAGAELPKIYDSLEIKNADGSILVLEVQSHIGEDTVRTIAMDSSDGLSRGTEVTATGAPIQMPVGEDVYGRLFNVIGDAIDGLGNLPKAGDAGLPIHRQAPKFEDLSTSTEVLFTGIKVIDLIEPYAKGGKIGLFGGAGVGKTVLIQELINNIAKGHGGLSVFAGVGERTREGNDLLREMLESGIIKYGDDFMHSMEEGGWDLQKVDKSIMKDSKATFVFGQMNEPPGARARVALSGLTIAEYFRDGAGEGQGKDVLFFVDNIFRFTQAGSEVSALLGRMPSAVGYQPTLATEMGAMQERITSTKRGSITSVQAVYVPADDLTDPAPATTFAHLDATTVLSRKIAELGIYPAVDPLDSTSRILTADILGAEHYDCAQRVKELLQRYKELQDIIAILGMEELSEEDKMAVGRARRVQRFLSQPFHVAEQFTGIPGVLVDIKETIKGFNMIMDGELDRLPEAAFNLKGTIEEAIEAGEKMLAEA; this is encoded by the coding sequence ATGTCAAAAGTTACAGGTAAAGTTGCACAAATAGTTGGTCCAGTTATCGATGTCGAATTCGGAGCTGGTGCTGAACTTCCAAAAATCTATGATTCTTTAGAAATTAAAAATGCCGATGGCTCTATCTTGGTACTTGAAGTACAATCTCATATTGGAGAGGATACTGTTCGTACTATTGCTATGGATTCGTCTGATGGTTTAAGTAGAGGAACAGAAGTTACTGCAACTGGTGCTCCTATTCAAATGCCAGTTGGCGAGGATGTTTACGGACGTCTATTTAATGTAATTGGTGATGCGATTGACGGGTTAGGTAATTTACCTAAAGCTGGTGATGCTGGTTTGCCTATTCACAGACAAGCACCTAAATTTGAGGATTTATCTACATCTACCGAAGTTTTATTTACTGGTATCAAAGTGATAGATTTAATCGAGCCTTATGCAAAAGGCGGTAAAATTGGTTTATTTGGTGGTGCAGGTGTTGGTAAAACGGTATTGATTCAAGAGTTGATTAACAACATTGCAAAAGGACACGGTGGACTTTCAGTATTTGCTGGTGTAGGTGAGCGTACTCGTGAGGGTAACGATTTACTTCGTGAGATGTTAGAGTCGGGAATTATCAAATATGGTGATGACTTTATGCACTCCATGGAAGAAGGTGGATGGGACCTTCAAAAGGTTGATAAATCAATCATGAAAGATTCTAAAGCAACTTTCGTTTTCGGGCAAATGAATGAACCTCCTGGAGCTCGTGCTCGTGTGGCACTTTCAGGATTAACTATAGCAGAATATTTTAGAGATGGAGCTGGTGAAGGACAAGGAAAAGATGTACTTTTCTTCGTAGATAACATCTTCCGTTTTACACAAGCTGGATCTGAAGTATCTGCATTACTTGGTCGTATGCCTTCTGCGGTAGGATATCAACCAACATTGGCAACAGAGATGGGTGCAATGCAAGAGCGTATCACATCAACTAAAAGAGGATCTATCACATCTGTACAAGCGGTTTACGTACCTGCAGATGATTTAACCGATCCTGCTCCTGCAACAACGTTTGCTCACTTAGATGCAACAACAGTATTATCTCGTAAAATTGCAGAACTTGGTATCTATCCTGCGGTAGATCCATTAGATTCTACATCAAGAATTTTAACTGCGGATATTTTAGGTGCAGAACATTATGATTGTGCACAACGAGTTAAGGAGTTATTACAACGTTATAAAGAATTACAAGATATTATTGCCATCTTAGGTATGGAAGAATTATCTGAAGAAGATAAAATGGCTGTAGGTAGAGCTAGACGTGTACAACGTTTCTTATCACAACCGTTCCACGTAGCTGAGCAATTTACAGGTATTCCAGGTGTTTTAGTTGACATTAAAGAAACTATCAAAGGATTTAATATGATTATGGACGGTGAATTAGATCGCCTACCAGAAGCTGCGTTTAACCTTAAAGGAACTATCGAAGAGGCTATTGAAGCTGGAGAGAAAATGTTAGCTGAAGCGTAA
- a CDS encoding DUF2975 domain-containing protein, with the protein MVISIVGNIILSTIGLFFDSNVLYPSYSKREFSFNIKLIFIFKSVALLIFVFGVFILISKLTYLLKRDFFNSILINSFSKSGKLFLISGSFGFLTSIISMLNILFLKDYSSQLYLNIDSKGLYIMLMILGLFFLLFSKVLAKANEIQQENELTI; encoded by the coding sequence TTGGTAATTTCAATTGTAGGAAATATAATTTTATCTACTATTGGGTTATTCTTTGATTCTAACGTGTTATATCCAAGCTATTCCAAAAGAGAATTTTCTTTTAATATTAAATTAATTTTTATTTTTAAGAGTGTTGCTTTGTTGATATTTGTCTTTGGAGTATTTATTTTGATTAGCAAACTCACGTATTTGTTAAAAAGAGATTTTTTTAATTCAATTTTGATTAATAGTTTCTCAAAATCTGGTAAACTGTTTTTAATTTCTGGAAGTTTTGGGTTTTTAACTTCAATAATTAGTATGTTAAATATTTTATTTTTAAAAGATTATAGTAGTCAATTATATTTAAATATAGACTCTAAGGGCCTTTATATAATGCTCATGATTCTGGGATTATTTTTTCTTCTATTTTCAAAGGTTTTAGCTAAAGCAAACGAAATCCAACAAGAAAACGAATTAACCATATAA
- a CDS encoding TonB-dependent receptor → MKTIFKIMMLFCCAITFAQTTTVKGKIIDDNGIPLPGANIIVVGTTTGTISDFDGNYTLVVNQAPPFSIQVSSVGFESITREVITNPQTIDITMVEGTSLDEVVISASRTPERIFESPVTVERFGLKEIKNTASAGFYDGLENLKGVDVNTNSLTFKSVNTRGFATFANTRFMQLVDGMDNSAPALNFPIGNLVGMNETDVLSVELLPGAASALYGANAFNGILFMRSKNPFDFQGVSGYHKQGITSQDAGGNNDYRDSGIRAAYKFSEKFAAKVNFGWLKGTDWTANNYDGKPGTGATRDALGYDGYNIYGDEVSTNIRTASGGLGIVPDVVVSRTGYEERDLTNYNAESIKADWGLYFRPWENDFELSYVGKFGTGNTIYQGNNRYNISGFSQQQHKLEVKNDNFFVRGYVVSDKAGDSYDMVFTGININRAWKSDTEWFGDYINTYVGATLSGATSDAAHDAARAAAETGRFEPGSPEFQQAFEESINNPDLSVGSKFQDNSKYYHSDANYNFSHLWDVIDIQVGGSYRQYELNSSGTIYTDFDGPIDYSEFGIYTQLQKSFDLANEMKLKLTGSARYDKSEFFDGFVSPRFSAGLTINENHNVRASAQTGFRNPTTQDLFIGLNAGRAILVGSAPANLDRYVRNYDVSPLGQAIGQPATISQSGGAAYTNSYQASSVRAFAASSDPSSLVIGNSDIVKPEQITSYEVGYRGKLGKLVIDASAYYNQYKDFISGEVVIAPLYGTVGDGSLSIAAIANGDFTTYQTYTNTDADVNSYGGSIGLNTKIFGNFDLGGSYTNTQQDFDREAFPDFLLSFNTPEHRAKVNFGNTELIKNVGFNVAWRWSDNYFWEATFGSGAVPAYQTVDAQVNLDVPSFKSSFKVGATNLMGHEYFTAIGTADIGSMYYFSWTINNL, encoded by the coding sequence ATGAAGACAATTTTCAAGATTATGATGCTGTTTTGTTGCGCAATTACTTTTGCACAAACAACAACAGTCAAAGGTAAAATTATAGATGATAATGGCATCCCACTACCTGGCGCTAACATTATTGTCGTTGGTACAACCACAGGAACTATTTCAGATTTCGACGGAAACTATACTTTGGTCGTAAATCAAGCACCTCCTTTTTCTATTCAAGTGAGTAGTGTAGGTTTTGAAAGTATAACCAGAGAAGTTATAACAAACCCTCAAACTATTGATATTACTATGGTAGAGGGGACCTCTCTTGATGAAGTTGTAATTTCAGCATCAAGAACACCTGAAAGAATTTTTGAATCCCCTGTAACTGTAGAACGTTTTGGTTTAAAGGAGATCAAAAATACCGCATCTGCTGGATTTTACGATGGGTTAGAAAATCTAAAGGGTGTTGATGTCAATACGAACAGTTTAACTTTTAAATCGGTTAATACGCGTGGTTTCGCTACGTTCGCAAATACACGTTTCATGCAATTAGTGGATGGAATGGACAACTCTGCTCCAGCCCTTAACTTTCCGATTGGAAATTTGGTGGGTATGAACGAAACCGATGTATTAAGCGTTGAACTTTTACCTGGAGCTGCATCTGCACTATATGGAGCAAATGCCTTCAACGGTATTTTATTTATGAGAAGCAAGAATCCTTTTGATTTTCAAGGAGTTTCAGGTTACCACAAACAAGGTATTACATCACAAGATGCTGGAGGAAACAACGATTACAGAGACTCGGGTATAAGAGCAGCTTATAAATTTAGTGAGAAATTTGCTGCAAAAGTTAATTTTGGATGGCTTAAAGGAACAGATTGGACTGCGAATAACTATGATGGGAAGCCTGGAACAGGTGCAACAAGAGATGCATTGGGTTATGATGGGTACAATATTTATGGTGATGAGGTGTCAACTAACATTAGAACAGCTTCTGGCGGATTAGGAATCGTACCAGATGTGGTGGTTAGTAGAACGGGATATGAGGAAAGAGATTTAACAAATTACAACGCAGAGAGCATTAAAGCAGATTGGGGACTATATTTTAGGCCTTGGGAAAATGATTTTGAATTATCTTATGTAGGAAAGTTTGGAACAGGTAACACTATTTATCAAGGAAACAACCGTTATAACATTTCAGGATTTTCTCAACAACAGCATAAATTAGAAGTTAAAAATGATAATTTCTTTGTAAGAGGATATGTTGTTTCAGATAAAGCTGGAGATTCATATGATATGGTATTTACAGGAATCAATATTAATCGTGCATGGAAATCAGATACCGAGTGGTTTGGTGATTACATAAATACCTATGTAGGTGCAACACTCTCTGGCGCAACCAGTGATGCTGCTCATGATGCTGCAAGAGCTGCTGCTGAAACTGGACGTTTTGAACCAGGCTCACCAGAGTTTCAACAAGCATTTGAAGAAAGCATCAATAACCCAGATCTATCAGTTGGTTCTAAATTTCAAGATAACTCTAAATATTATCATTCTGATGCAAATTATAACTTCAGCCACCTTTGGGATGTTATCGATATTCAAGTTGGTGGATCCTACAGACAGTATGAGTTAAACTCTTCTGGGACGATTTATACTGATTTTGATGGACCGATTGATTATTCAGAATTTGGTATTTATACACAATTGCAAAAGAGCTTCGACTTAGCTAATGAAATGAAATTGAAGTTAACTGGTTCTGCACGTTATGATAAATCTGAATTTTTTGATGGCTTCGTGTCACCTAGATTTTCAGCAGGTCTAACAATTAACGAAAACCATAATGTTCGTGCCTCTGCACAAACAGGATTTAGAAATCCAACCACCCAAGATTTATTTATTGGATTAAATGCAGGTAGAGCAATATTAGTGGGTTCTGCTCCAGCCAATCTTGATCGTTATGTTAGAAATTATGATGTAAGTCCTCTTGGTCAAGCTATAGGTCAACCTGCTACAATTTCACAGTCAGGTGGCGCTGCTTATACTAATTCCTATCAAGCATCATCTGTACGTGCTTTTGCAGCATCAAGTGATCCTAGTAGTTTAGTTATTGGAAATTCAGACATTGTTAAACCTGAACAAATTACTTCATACGAAGTGGGATATAGAGGTAAATTAGGGAAATTGGTTATTGATGCTAGTGCTTATTATAATCAATACAAAGATTTTATCTCTGGTGAAGTTGTAATTGCACCGCTTTATGGAACTGTAGGAGACGGAAGTTTGTCTATAGCAGCTATTGCAAATGGAGATTTTACCACATATCAAACCTATACAAACACAGATGCCGATGTTAATTCTTATGGTGGATCTATTGGATTAAACACAAAGATATTTGGTAATTTTGATTTAGGCGGAAGCTATACGAATACACAACAAGACTTTGACAGGGAAGCTTTTCCTGATTTTTTACTCAGTTTCAACACACCTGAGCACCGTGCTAAAGTGAATTTTGGAAATACCGAATTAATCAAAAATGTTGGATTTAACGTTGCATGGAGATGGAGCGACAACTATTTTTGGGAAGCAACATTTGGTAGTGGAGCAGTGCCAGCTTATCAAACTGTTGATGCTCAAGTCAATCTTGATGTACCATCATTCAAATCGTCATTTAAAGTTGGTGCTACCAACTTGATGGGCCACGAATATTTTACAGCTATCGGTACTGCCGATATTGGCTCTATGTATTATTTTTCTTGGACAATTAATAACCTATAA
- a CDS encoding helix-turn-helix domain-containing protein, whose product MPIVINLDLVLAKRDMKSNELAEIIGITTANLSILKTGKAKAIRFSTLEAICEALDCQPADILEYTKE is encoded by the coding sequence ATGCCAATAGTAATTAACTTAGACTTAGTACTTGCCAAGCGTGATATGAAAAGTAATGAACTTGCTGAAATTATTGGTATTACAACAGCAAACCTGTCTATATTAAAAACTGGTAAAGCAAAGGCGATAAGGTTTTCAACACTAGAAGCCATTTGTGAGGCTTTAGATTGCCAGCCAGCAGATATTCTAGAATATACAAAAGAATAA
- a CDS encoding LexA family protein, translating into MVTNSSERLTFFIPEAIEGASVPIFDAGISAGFPSPAEDFNEQHLSLDEELVKNKETTFYARVSGQSMIGAGLDDNDLLVIDRSLEPENNKIAVCFLDGEFTVKRLRVSDGEVWLQPENPNYPIINITEDNNFLIWGIVTNVIKKV; encoded by the coding sequence ATGGTAACAAATTCATCAGAACGTTTAACTTTCTTTATTCCTGAAGCTATTGAAGGAGCTTCAGTACCAATATTTGATGCAGGTATTTCTGCAGGTTTCCCCTCTCCAGCTGAAGACTTTAATGAGCAACACTTGTCGTTGGACGAAGAGTTGGTTAAAAACAAAGAAACAACATTCTATGCACGTGTGAGCGGTCAATCTATGATTGGAGCAGGACTTGATGATAATGATCTTTTGGTTATTGATAGAAGTCTAGAGCCAGAAAATAATAAAATAGCAGTTTGCTTTTTGGATGGTGAGTTTACCGTAAAAAGATTGCGCGTTTCTGATGGCGAAGTTTGGTTACAACCAGAGAATCCAAACTATCCCATTATAAATATTACTGAGGATAACAATTTTCTAATTTGGGGTATTGTCACTAATGTCATAAAAAAAGTATAA